Proteins from a genomic interval of Plasmodium reichenowi strain SY57 chromosome 13, whole genome shotgun sequence:
- a CDS encoding hypothetical protein (conserved Plasmodium protein, unknown function), with protein sequence MYKVIFYVATFVLILNFVLRIPQICSCIPITNDYVSELFDMDLFDNKERTKIKNEIYDMINETHKTYACCKTCIKIIQLLYQIIQQEKKKEKYIDIIIEDILEINLCNPHLWNKYFYYNIALYTEYFLDNCKYTLNIIKENIEKYIYKSYNNQNDLYQYICLPINPICKTAIMEQQKNLNHNINIQTVFNMYSEYLVSSENFIFTTKGLPYKIIENKISKEIKIKQNSYVIIQSQIKVIHSKVLQDDFSYGKYRLIKISKLEEKIQELFLKMREGYLFLFFFYRDYHHEGDILPSNSILDVKIKIHQVKDHIKDMDVEKRKKELINDIDGFILYS encoded by the exons atgtataaagttatattttatgttgCTACCTTTGTTCTTATATTAAACTTCGTTTTAAGGATCCCGCAAATATGCTCATGCATCCCTATAACAAATGACTACGTTTCTGAATTATTCGATATGGACCTTTTCgataataaagaaagaactaaaataaaaaatgaaatatacGATATGATTAACGAAACGCATAAGACATATGCTTGTTGTAAAACATgcataaaaataatacaactcttatatcaaataatacaacaagaaaaaaaaaaagaaaaatatatcgATATTATAATAGAAGATATATTAGAAATTAATTTATGTAACCCACATTTATggaataaatatttctattataATATAGCATTATATAcagaatattttttagaTAATTGTAAATACacattaaatataattaaagagaatatagaaaaatatatttataaatcatataataacCAAAACGATTTATACCAATATATATGTCTTCCCATAAATCCTATATGTAAAACAGCTATTATGgaacaacaaaaaaatttaaaccacaatataaatattcaaactgtttttaatatgtaCTCTGAGTATTTGGTATCAAGT gaaaattttatatttactaCAAAAGGATTGCCTTACAAAATAATcgaaaataaaataagcaaagaaataaaaataaaacaaaatagTTATGTCATTATACAATCACAAATAAAGGTTATACATTCAAAGGTACTACAGGATGATTTTTCATATGGAAAATATAGACTTATAAAGATAAGCAAG ttggaagaaaaaatccaagaattatttttaaaaatgagGGAAGGATATTTATTCctcttctttttttatagagACTATCATCACGAAGGAG ATATTTTACCCAGCAATTCCATTCTAGACgttaaaattaaaattcATCAAGTAAAAGATCACATAAAAGATATGGATGtagaaaaaagaaaaaaagaattaattaATGATATCGATGGATTCATATTGTACtcttaa
- a CDS encoding hypothetical protein (conserved Plasmodium protein, unknown function), with protein sequence MKGFNISSKKKLSSFIEKGNMNNNNLHRYYKNNNKSFGWKNTKRSGSKFDGTYRNDDKNAVERSNEDIYDYIINISYILNEKYEKYLIYEMREENINKGNKVFHHINLDNTCYYIEDDICILLKVIEEIKNNEIKIFDHRKGSKIIEKLIYYCFFLLKYNEKNVKNEKISMQCIEAYNNLLKVVSRYFMKLTLSNYGSHVIQSIICLFPYFNKYEYIYIDKLTIQNVGYNKMYDYFKHISDFVCDHLFEIIFDRCGTHVLRSFLYSLGGYLYINISNITFRKSKINKNRIKNKLNNNTNNELKYVDKNFQSNIFYEYIHKIVERISNEIEKPNISLKYKNLLYQYVYYDNNKKNNNNQNNNNQNSNNQNNNNQNNNNQNNNNQKNNNNISNNNNSNSNNNIMDQNNTKNFIPNIDNTHNNMNNSDNLKYIAESNNQHFICPLLYNTYSVPALVILFELLNDKNVECSSLIRQIFLINKTKLYYIEKTKEKDDHDDDDDDNNNIVSSHAESPLKQLLDILIVLDNSSIMIEKLLKIKNEETFYIFNMYILKNVNKLICENIYSNMVLCNYFTNEYISEEMFDLLIKNIHIEQLMKNKTFNILKCLFFLAQWYKRNCRYLFNELIKNFHLNDEHKNGSNKKFMWICILCMCNYDDLPSLVRDIYMNKADDNCTNINSKKDNEKEQNERLYNKNNLGKNINNYNFYNYLKIDLNGYYILSYLLSFPKESITNLTNSFKYFCNFIKTVNINEPSSIDVENYQSFMENFSRKTEEVNPVDAFIKDEEGMYVSKNVLHNNDNIKTKMNNNKPFYRKNIELRGNILLYFSCDKNLSILCEKIVHTFNLVNEKYLRRFITLFQKQYNNIAKHYIGAHTIVTFFKLGDDNIKKNILDSLIQNDINVYNNYIKNFMKLKEYQKSKTLTTNNKKYLKAKKLFQDLLMSKENGNNQNDINHKKEYDDKTFIEFERIHKISKHHDSDLNSNDKDTTVLIYDEQSNDNDDNNNNNILKEETNDDQGNKEHDPTYDNVTKSYKSSSNVKEEIVDQDNGFMNIITDYIKNTKTKSRKRKKEKDQIDNVLKRK encoded by the coding sequence aTGAAAGGATTTAATATAAGTTCAAAAAAGAAGTTGAGTAGTTTTATCGAGAAGGgtaatatgaataataataatttgcatagatattataaaaataataataaatccTTTGGTTGGAAAAATACTAAAAGAAGTGGAAGTAAGTTTGATGGAACATATCGAAATGATGATAAGAATGCTGTAGAAAGAAGTAATGAAGATATTTATGAttacattattaatatttcatatatattaaatgagaaatatgaaaaatacttaatatatgaaatgagagaagaaaatataaataaaggaaataaagtatttcatcatattaatttagataatacgtgttattatatagaagatgatatatgtatattattaaaagttattgaagaaataaaaaataatgaaataaaaatatttgatCATAGGAAAGGATCTAAAATTATAGagaaattaatatattattgtttttttttattaaaatataatgagaagaatgtaaaaaatgaaaagatTAGCATGCAATGTATAGAagcatataataatttattaaaagtGGTTAGTCgatattttatgaaattAACTTTATCTAATTATGGATCACATGTTATACAAAGcataatatgtttatttccttattttaataaatacgaatatatatatatagacaAATTAACTATACAGAATGTAGGATACAACAAAATGTATGATTACTTCAAACATATAAGTGACTTTGTGTGTGATCATTTATTTGAGATTATTTTTGATAGATGTGGTACACATGTATTAAgatcttttttatattcattaggaggatatttatatattaacataaGTAATATAACATTTAGAAAATCGaagataaataaaaataggataaaaaataaacttaataataatacaaataatgaACTGAAATATGTTGATAAAAATTTCCAATcgaatattttttatgaatatatacataaaattgTAGAAAGGATATCGAATGAAATTGAAAAACctaatatatctttaaagtataaaaatttgttatatcaatatgtatattatgataataataaaaaaaacaacaaCAATCAAAACAACAACAATCAAAACAGCAACAATCAAAACAATAACAATCAAAACAATAACAATCAAAACAACAACAATCAAAagaacaataataatattagtaataataataatagtaatagtaataataatattatggaccaaaataatacaaaaaattttatacCCAATATAGATAACActcataataatatgaacaattcagataatttaaaatatattgcCGAAAGTAATAACCAACATTTTATATGCCCATTATTATACAATACCTATTCTGTGCCAGCTcttgttatattattcgAATTGTTgaatgataaaaatgttgAATGTTCCTCTTTGATTAGACagatatttttaataaataaaacgaaattatattatatagaGAAAACAAAGGAAAAAGATGACcatgatgatgatgatgatgataataataatatagtaTCGTCACATGCGGAAAGCCCTTTAAAGCAAttattagatatattaattgTACTAGATAATTCAAGCATCATGATAgagaaattattaaaaataaaaaatgaagaaacattttatatattcaatatgtatatcttaaaaaatgttaataaattgatatgtgaaaatatatattctaatATGGTTTtatgtaattattttacaaatgaatatatttctGAAGAAATGTTCGATTTATTAATTAAGAATATACATATAGAAcaattaatgaaaaataaaacttttaatattttaaaatgtcTCTTCTTTTTGGCACAATGGTATAAAAGGAATTGTagatatttatttaatgaattaataaaaaattttcatttgaATGATGAACATAAAAATGGAAGCAATAAAAAGTTTATGTGGATATGTATTTTATGTATGTGTAATTATGATGATTTACCATCTTTGGTTAGGGATATCTATATGAATAAGGCAGATGATAATTGTACAAACATAAATTCAAAGAAGGATAATGAAAAGgaacaaaatgaaagattatataataaaaataatttaggtaaaaatataaataattataatttctaTAATTATCTAAAAATCGATTTAAATGgttattacattttatcttatttattatctttcCCAAAAGAATCCATAACCAACTTAACAAATTCGTTTAAgtatttttgtaattttattaagacggttaatataaatgagCCCAGTTCAATTGATGTAGAAAATTATCAAAGTTTTATGGAAAATTTCTCAAGAAAAACAGAAGAAGTTAATCCTGTGGATGCCTTTATAAAAGATGAAGAGGGTATGTATGTGTCTAAGAATGttttacataataatgataatataaaaacaaaaatgaataataacAAACCGTTTTATcgaaaaaatattgaattAAGAGGAAATATACTCTTGTACTTTTCATGTGATAAAAATCTTTCTATCCTTTGTGAAAAGATAGTACATACATTCAATTTAgtaaatgaaaaatatttgagACGATTCATTACGTTATTCCAAAAGcaatataacaatattgCTAAACATTATATTGGAGCTCATACCATTGtaactttttttaaattaggtgatgataatataaaaaaaaatatactaGATAGTCTGATacaaaatgatattaatgtgtataataattatattaaaaattttatgaaGCTTAAAGAATATCAAAAAAGTAAAACACTTACTAcgaataataaaaaatatctaAAGGCAAAAAAATTGTTTCAAGATTTATTAATGTCAAAGGAAAACGGGAACAATcaaaatgatattaatCATAAAAAGGAATACGATGATAAAACTTTTATAGAATTCGAAAGAATCCATAAAATATCCAAACATCATGATAGTGACCTTAATAGTAATGATAAGGACACTACTGTTCTAATTTATGATGAACAAagtaatgataatgatgataataataataataatatattaaaagaagaaaCCAACGATGATCAAGGAAATAAGGAACATGATCCAACATATGATAACGTTACTAAATCTTATAAATCCTCCTCAAATGTAAAGGAAGAAATTGTAGACCAGGACAATGGTTTTATGAACATAATCACtgattatattaaaaatacaaaaacaaaatctcgaaaaaggaaaaaagaaaaggacCAAATAGataatgtattaaaaaggaaataa